The following proteins are co-located in the Solanum pennellii chromosome 1, SPENNV200 genome:
- the LOC107010080 gene encoding uncharacterized protein LOC107010080 yields the protein MERDGEGIVSSQSQRVNNGRSISPNRVRTGSDPFLVTCRVFSFVTALAAILCIVVNVYSAVRSFKHGYDVFDGIFRCYAVVIAVIVVVAETEWGFFIKFWKVLEFSAGRGMLQIFVAVMTRAYPEDYGQRNDLILLRNIASYFLLTCGAIYIISGLLCFGFIKRARQAKEISREQAINDLQDLERRREELEALLIQERA from the exons ATGGAGAGAGATGGCGAAGGAATAGTGAGCTCCCAGTCGCAGAGGGTTAACAATGGTCGTTCAATTTCACCCAATAGAGTCCGAACCGGATCCGACCCCTTCCTGGTGACTTGTAGAGTGTTCAGCTTCGTTACTGCACTTGCTGCTATTCTCTGCATTGTTGTTAATGTCTATTCTGCTGTCCGATCCTTTAAGCATGGATATGAC GTATTCGATGGAATTTTCCGGTGTTATGCTGTAGTGATTGCGGTTATTGTGGTTGTTGCGGAGACTGAATGGGGATTTTTCATCAAGTTCTGGAAG GTGTTGGAGTTTTCAGCTGGAAGGGGCATGCTACAGATCTT TGTTGCAGTGATGACCAGAGCTTATCCTGAAGATTATGGGCAAAGGAATGACCTCATCCTTCTCCGGAACATAGCTAGCTACTTTCTTCTTACCTGTGGTGCAATTTACATAATATCA GGATTGTTGTGCTTTGGATTTATCAAACGTGCTCGTCAGGCAAAAGAAATATCCAGGGAGCAAGCAATTAACGATCTTCAG
- the LOC107027010 gene encoding protein EXECUTER 1, chloroplastic produces the protein MASITPPPTFDVNTHKFNFSNPKFTSRLKRSSSSFTLSTSHLLSRVSGSAFCCRCRNGTGDGETVEPSPSVSSQNSSSSSSSWRWDLAFQDAVKNAMKKLDDYVNWSKGVGLDERKSEIGVDDQEWDWERWKRHFSEVEEEERLVSVLKSQLAHAISREDYEDAARLKVAIAAAATKDIVGRVMSHVNKALEEERYRDAAFMRDCAGTGLVGWWAGTSQDVSDPYGRIIRISAEHGRYVARSYSPRQLASTVEGAPLFEIFLTVDNKGEYRQQAVYLKRKPVQQDLPISSSKLPGASSNLDTVGPTENKSDMFDKISDAEEDGEDREDDFGFQNALKDMIPGVQVKVLKVTAPGKVDRDLISKVIEQIMDEEDEDEEKDYDLDSVDDEDEIKVERDGEQNVIELDTDNGVSDGEEQSQIAVRVVVGGLMQNTSNGAHHKDLLRVPARLEKKGHLSFTFTIEEDENKSNSSGSGQSPPNKKARLQGQRSLDHVMVDLAKFIGKGKIPMKVLKDMGELISLTLTQARNRQPLSKSTTFNRIEISTSPDPLNGLYIGAHGLYTSEVIHFRRRFGQWKEDGSPKESSRLEFYEYVEAVKLTGDSYVPAGQIAFRARIGKKYQLPHKGIIPEEFGVIARYRGQGRLAEPGFRNPRWVDGELVILDGKYIKGGPVVGFVYWDPEYHFLVFFHRLRLQE, from the exons ATGGCGTCGATTACTCCCCCGCCGACATTTGATGTAAACACTCACAAATTCAACTTCTCAAACCCTAAGTTCACTTCCCGATTGAAGCGTTCATCTTCGTCTTTCACTCTTTCAACCTCTCATTTACTATCTAGGGTTTCCGGTTCCGCTTTCTGTTGTCGTTGCAGGAATGGTACCGGTGATGGTGAGACTGTTGAGCCATCGCCATCTGTTTCTTCTCAGAATAgctcatcttcttcttcttcttggagATGGGATTTGGCGTTTCAAGATGCGGTCAAGAATGCGATGAAAAAGTTGGATGATTATGTGAATTGGTCAAAAGGAGTCGGACTTGATGAGAGGAAGAGTGAAATTGGTGTTGATGATCAAGAATGGGATTGGGAACGATGGAAAAGGCATTTTAGTGAGGTTGAGGAGGAAGAACGATTGGTTTCTGTTTTAAAG TCACAGTTGGCTCATGCTATTAGTAGAGAAGATTATGAAGATGCTGCTAGACTCAAGGTGGCCATTGCTGCTGCAGCTACTAAGGACATTGTTGGAAGAGTGATGTCCCATGTAAAT AAAGCCTTGGAAGAAGAGCGCTATAGGGATGCAGCATTTATGCGTGATTGTGCTGGTACAGGATTG GTTGGATGGTGGGCTGGAACTTCACAAGATGTTAGTGATCCATATGGCCGCATTATTCGTATAAGTGCTGAGCATGGAAGATATGTCGCGAGAAGTTACAGTCCACG CCAGCTTGCTTCGACGGTGGAAGGGGCCCCtctctttgaaatatttcttacTGTGGATAATAAAGGCGAATACAGGCAACAG GCTGTTTACTTGAAGAGAAAGCCAGTTCAGCAAGATTTACCTATTTCTTCTTCAAAGCTGCCTGGTGCTTCCAGTAACTTGGACACTGTTGGTCCCACTGAAAACAAAAGTGATATGTTTGATAAGATCTCAGATGCTGAGGAAGATGGCGAAGACAGGGAAGACGATTTTGGCTTTCAGAATGCATTGAAAGACATGATTCCAGGGGTACAGGTCAAGGTTTTGAAAGTGACAGCTCCAGGGAAGGTAGATAGAGATCTAATATCAAAGGTCATTGAGCAAATAATGGATGAGGAAGATGAGGATGAAGAGAAGGACTATGATTTGGACAGTGTGGATgacgaagatgaaattaaggtgGAAAGAGACGGAGAGCAGAATGTGATTGAATTGGATACAGACAATGGGGTTAGTGATGGTGAAGAGCAGAGCCAAATTGCAGTTAGGGTGGTAGTTGGTGGTCTCATGCAAAATACCTCAAATGGTGCTCATCATAAAGATCTGCTTCGAGTACCGGCAAGGCTAGAGAAGAAGGGTCACCTGTCATTTACTTTCACTATAGAGGAAGATGAGAACAAAAGCAATTCCTCTGGCAGTGGACAATCTCCCCCAAATAAAAAGGCTAGGCTTCAAGGTCAACGTAGCTTGGATCATGTGATGGTTGATCTTGCAAAGTTCATCGGCAAGGGGAAAATACCTATGAAG GTCCTTAAAGATATGGGAGAGTTGATCAGCCTCACTCTTACTCAGGCACGAAATCGTCAGCCATTATCAAAGTCAACCACCTTTAACCGCATTGAGATTTCAACATCTCCAGACCCACTAAATG GATTATATATTGGTGCTCATGGTCTGTACACTTCAGAAGTCATTCACTTTAGACGAAGATTTGGTCAGTGGAAAGAAGACGGTAGCCCTAAGGAGTCTTCACGCTTAGAATTTTACGAGTATGTTGAAGCTGTAAAATTAACTGGAGACTCTTATGTGCCAGCTGGTCAG ATAGCATTCCGTGCAAGAATTGGAAAAAAGTATCAACTTCCACATAAAGGAATTATTCCAGAAGAATTTGGTGTG ATTGCTCGTTATAGGGGACAAGGAAGGCTGGCAGAGCCTGGTTTCCGGAACCCCAGATGGGTTGATGGTGAACTGGTTATCCTAGATGGAAAG TACATTAAAGGAGGACCCGTTGTGGGTTTTGTCTACTGGGATCCTGAATATCATTTCTTGGTATTCTTCCATCGGCTTAGGCTGCAGGAGTGA
- the LOC107027020 gene encoding nicotinamidase 1-like codes for MVIKTVDLLKNEIPIEEESVVITEDIKAGLVLVDIINGFCTVGAGNLAPREPNRQISEMIDESSRLARAFCDKKLPVLAFLDSHQPDKLEHPYPSHCITGTDESNLVPALRWVEEEPNVTIRRKDCYDGYIGSFQEDGSNVFVDWVKNNQIQLLLVVGVCTDICVLDFVCSTLSAKNRGFLNPLKDVVVYSQGCATFDFPVSMARNTKDISPHPQELMHHVGLYMAKGRGAKIAKEVSFNNLNKP; via the exons ATGGTAATAAAAACAGTAGAtcttttgaagaatgaaattcCCATAGAGGAGGAATCAGTAGTCATCACTGAAGATATTAAGGCTGGACTTGTTCTTGTGGACATAATCAATGGATTTTGTACTGTTGGAGCTGGAAATCTG GCACCAAGAGAGCCTAACAGGCAAATCAGTGAAATGATTGATGAATCATCAAGGCTTGCTAGAGCGTTTTGTGACAAGAAATTGCCAGTTCTTGCCTTTCTTGATTCACATCAACCTGATAAACTTGAACACCCTTATCCTTCTCACTGCATCACTGGCACTGATGAATCCAACTTGGTTCCTG CACTAAGATGGGTGGAGGAGGAACCAAATGTTACAATCAGGCGCAAAGATTGTTATGATGGCTATATTGGTTCCTTTCAGGAGGATGGCTCTAATGTATTTGTTGATTGGGTGAAGAACAACCAAATTCAACTT TTGTTGGTGGTAGGGGTGTGCACGGATATTTGTGTGCTGGACTTTGTTTGCTCTACATTATCAGCTAAGAACCGCGGATTCCTCAACCCTTTAAAGGATGTAGTAGTTTACTCTCAGGGATGTGCCACCTTTGATTTTCCAGTCTCCATGGCAAGAAACACCAAAGATATTTCACCACATCCACAG GAGCTAATGCATCATGTGGGACTTTATATGGCCAAGGGAAGGGGTGCCAAAATAGCTAAAGAAGTTTCCTTCAACAACTTGAACAAACCATGA
- the LOC107027028 gene encoding uncharacterized protein LOC107027028, with amino-acid sequence MLSSTISSLNFPPRTKLSSPNPAIFPQNYNFVPFCTENMASSPFSGGLINSRVDSPIAIGCKNASVDSANSGFSTLMEYMGKGGVDVGDDLVLLFGHLEYASKKIAALVASPFNSSLNNNVAIGNTGTSSDRDKPKPLDIVSNEIILSSLRNSGKVAVMASEEDECPVWITDDGPFVVVMDPLDGSRNIDASIPTGTIFGIYRRLVEIDHLPVEEKALLNCLQSGSKLVAAAYVLYSSATILCASFGSGTHAFTLDHTTGDFLMTHPNINIPPRGQIYSVNDARYFDWPEGLRQYIDTIRQGKGQHPKKYSARYICSLVADFHRTLLYGGVAMNPRNHLRLVYEANPLSFLAEKAGGRGSDGKNRILSIQPVKLHQRLPLFLGSLEDIEELQSYGDVQQKVNPGYDV; translated from the exons ATGCTATCATCGACCATTTCTTCCCTAAATTTTCCACCAAGAACCAAACTCTCCTCACCAAACCCTGCAATTTTTCCTCAAAACTACAATTTTGTACCTTTCTGTACTGAAAATATGGCTTCTTCTCCATTTTCTGGAGGATTAATTAACTCCAGGGTTGATTCACCAATTGCAATTGGCTGTAAAAATGCTTCAGTAGATTCTGCTAATAGTGGGTTTTCAACACTGATGGAGTATATGGGTAAAGGAGGGGTTGATGTGGGTGATGACTTGGTGTTGTTGTTTGGTCACTTAGAATATGCCTCCAAGAAAATTGCTGCTCTTGTTGCTTCTCCTTTCAATTCCAGCCTCAACAACAATGTTGCCATTGGAAATACTGGGACTTCTTCTGATAGAGATAAGCCCAAGCCTCTTGATATTGTTTCG AATGAGATTATATTGTCGTCTCTTAGAAATTCGGGAAAAGTTGCTGTAATGGCCTCAGAAGAAGATGAGTGTCCTGTGTGGATAACTGATGATGGCCCGTTTGTGGTTGTCATGGATCCTTTAGATGGTTCCCGAAATATAGATGCCTCAATACCTACTGGGACGATATTTGGGATTTACAGACGTCTTGTAGAAATTGATCATTTGCCGGTGGAGGAAAAGGCTTTACTAAACTGCCTTCAGAGTGGATCAAAGCTTGTTGCAGCAGCTTATGTTCTCTATTCGTCAGCCACAATACTCTGTGCTAGTTTTGGTTCTGGAACACATGCATTCACATTGGATCATACAACCGGAGATTTCCTCATGACACATCCTAACATCAACATTCCTCCTCGAG GGCAAATTTATTCAGTTAATGATGCTCGGTATTTTGACTGGCCTGAAGGATTAAGGCAGTATATTGATACGATAAGACAAGGGAAAGGACAGCATCCTAAGAAGTACTCAGCCAGGTATATATGTTCTCTAGTGGCTGATTTTCATCGGACTCTGTTATATGGTGGGGTAGCAATGAATCCAAGGAACCACCTTCGACTTGTTTATGAAGCAAATCCTCTGAGTTTCCTAGCGGAAAAGGCTGGAGGTAGAGGTTCAGATggtaaaaatagaattttatcTATTCAACCTGTCAAGCTACACCAAAGACTTCCTCTATTTTTGGGTAGTTTGGAGGATATAGAAGAATTACAGAGTTATGGAGATGTTCAGCAGAAAGTGAACCCTGGTTATGATGTTTAA
- the LOC107027038 gene encoding KH domain-containing protein HEN4 yields the protein MHENSVAASVPNSSTAAGADGVPAVVNNSHLPPQPLARRVVFRLLCHASRVGGVIGKSGSIIRQLQQDTSAKIHVDVSAPNDHNRLIVVVAPASVNKRIRLLGPIGDNQRNEEIDEIEVSAAQEALVRVFERVIEVTAENNGLVLGVENVVSCRLLVKGNQVGALMGKGGKVIDTIRRENGCRIKVLTSGKMPSCASPNDEIVEIEGDILAVKKALVAVSRRLQDCFSVERTRTVENAPIELDSEKTLPPEPVDLPAQRSSMSQPITTSSFSGASGCHSVPLDADKFSSSDSKMPLQEVAFRILCTNDKVGAIIGKAGTIVRALQNDSGASIAVGPNVAECNERMITITALENLELRKSPAQTAVVLVFDRILDAGSGMNLGTRSLITFRLVVANSQVGCLLGKGGAIISDIRKETGTSIRIFRGDQVPKCVSDNDEVVQIAGEFVNVQDALRNVTGRLRDNLLAAKVSNGGVSRNSSPLTSESSPSGQMREPPFGFHRSSGVSHGNNQHPELTRSINNLVLSNKTDHPPSPGLWSSQTRPGVNQRGAFDVSKGSNSVKGGIELGSGSRSAIVTNTTVKIMVPENIIGCVYGEDGSNLTRLRQISGARVMVHEPRPGTTDRIIVISGTPDETQAAQSLLQAFILTD from the exons ATGCACGAAAACTCTGTTGCCGCCTCCGTCCCCAATTCCTCCACCGCCGCCGGTGCCGATGGTGTGCCCGCCGTGGTCAACAACTCACACCTTCCACCACAACCATTAGCGAGACGTGTTGTGTTCCGACTTCTGTGCCATGCTTCACGCGTCGGTGGAGTTATCGGAAAATCAGGGTCCATTATTAGACAACTACAACAAGACACCTCCGCTAAGATTCACGTTGATGTGTCCGCACCAAACGACCACAATCGACTCATTGTAGTAGTAGCCCCTGCTTCAGTAAACAAGAGGATAAGGCTATTGGGCCCCATTGGGGATAACCAGCGTAATGAAGAAATTGATGAAATAGAGGTTTCGGCTGCACAAGAAGCACTTGTTAGGGTTTTTGAGAGAGTTATAGAAGTAACAGCGGAAAATAATGGACTAGTTTTGGGTGTGGAGAATGTTGTGTCCTGTAGGTTATTAGTAAAGGGGAATCAAGTGGGGGCTTTGATGGGCAAAGGTGGAAAAGTAATAGATACAATTAGAAGAGAAAATGGATGTAGGATTAAGGTATTAACTTCAGGGAAGATGCCAAGTTGTGCTTCGCCCAATGATGAAATTGTCGAG ATAGAAGGGGATATTCTGGCTGTCAAGAAAGCGCTTGTTGCTGTCAGTCGCCGTCTTCAAGATTGTTTCTCTGTTGAAAGGACTCGAACGGTTGAAAATGCACCAATTGAGTTAGATTCAGAGAAGACTTTGCCCCCTGAGCCAGTTGATCTACCTGCACAAAGAAGTTCAATGTCACAGCCAATAACCACAAGCTCTTTCTCAGGTGCCTCTGGATGTCATTCTGTGCCACTAGATGCTGACAAGTTTTCCAGCAGTGATTCAAAAATGCCATTACAAGAGGTTGCTTTCAGGATTCTCTGCACAAATGATAAGGTAGGGGCTATAATTGGCAAGGCTGGAACAATTGTTAGGGCTCTTCAGAATGACAGCGGAGCAAGCATTGCTGTTGGGCCAAATGTTGCTGAGTGCAACGAGCGAATGATAACTATTACTGCATTAGAG aATCTAGAATTACGGAAATCTCCAGCACAAACTGCTGttgttcttgtttttgatcGGATTCTGGATGCTGGCTCTGGGATGAATTTGGGAACAAGATCACTAATTACATTTAGACTTGTGGTGGCAAACAGCCAAGTTGGTTGTTTATTGGGGAAGGGAGGTGCAATAATTTCAGATATCAGGAAGGAGACAGGTACCAGCATACGGATATTTAGAGGTGACCAAGTTCCTAAGTGTGTCTCGGACAATGATGAAGTTGTACAG ATTGCAGGTGAGTTCGTAAATGTACAAGATGCTTTGCGAAATGTCACTGGTCGGTTGCGTGATAACCTCTTGGCAGCAAAGGTGTCAAATGGTGGTGTCAGCAGAAACAGCTCTCCTTTGACATCTGAAAGTAGTCCCTCTGGCCAAATGAGGGAACCTCCTTTTGGATTTCATCGGTCTAGTGGTGTCTCGCATGGTAACAATCAACATCCTGAGTTAACGCGGTCTATTAATAACCTTGTACTTTCCAACAAGACAGATCACCCCCCATCACCGGGGCTGTGGTCATCACAG ACACGACCTGGAGTAAACCAAAGAGGTGCTTTTGATGTCAGCAAAGGATCTAATTCAGTTAAAGGTGGCATAGAACTTGGAAG TGGAAGCAGATCTGCCATTGTGACCAATACTACTGTGAAGATCATGGTTCCTGAAAACATCATCGGCTGTGTGTATGGAGAGGACGGGAGCAACTTGACTCGTTTAAGACAG ATTTCAGGAGCTAGGGTCATGGTACATGAGCCCCGTCCTGGAACAACTGACAGGATTATCGTGATCTCTGGGACCCCAGATGAAACCCAGGCAGCTCAGTCTCTTCTTCAGGCATTCATACTAACTGATTAA